Proteins encoded within one genomic window of Saccharopolyspora pogona:
- the pcaC gene encoding 4-carboxymuconolactone decarboxylase codes for MTPDRLDNETRHAQGMQVRRQVLGDEHVDRANAKITSFTEGFQDFITGYAWGDLWSGDGVDRQTRSMLTLAILAAVGCEVEFAMHVKAARRNGVPPEHIHEMLMHVAIYAGAPRANSDFAIANTILGEERPD; via the coding sequence GTGACGCCCGACCGCCTCGACAACGAAACCCGGCACGCGCAGGGCATGCAGGTGCGCCGGCAGGTCCTCGGCGACGAGCACGTGGACCGGGCCAACGCCAAGATCACCTCGTTCACCGAGGGCTTCCAGGATTTCATCACCGGCTACGCGTGGGGCGACCTGTGGAGCGGCGACGGCGTCGACCGGCAGACCCGCAGCATGCTGACGCTGGCGATCCTGGCTGCGGTGGGCTGCGAGGTCGAGTTCGCGATGCACGTGAAGGCCGCCCGCCGCAACGGCGTGCCGCCGGAGCACATCCACGAGATGCTGATGCACGTCGCGATCTACGCCGGGGCGCCCCGAGCGAACAGCGACTTCGCGATCGCCAATACGATTCTCGGCGAAGAACGGCCGGACTGA
- the pcaD gene encoding 3-oxoadipate enol-lactonase, with product MNVNYKLTGPDGAPVVVLSNSLGTDLTLWDEQVPALAQEFQVLRYDQRGHGGTPGKPGPYTLKQLGGDVLALLDTLGIRRAHFAGVSLGGMTGMWLAENAPERIDRLALICTSADLGPASMWRDRAAVVRNKGTQAMVEPSLPRWFTPELAGRADIVEKFGGMLAAADDEGYAGCCEAIADMDLLPKLGEITAPTLVIAGAEDPATPPEHAEQIAAAVAGARLEVLSPAAHLANAEQPEAVNRLLLDLFTRSL from the coding sequence GTGAACGTGAACTACAAGCTGACCGGACCGGACGGTGCTCCGGTCGTCGTGCTGTCCAACTCGCTTGGCACCGACCTGACGTTGTGGGACGAGCAGGTTCCGGCCCTGGCGCAGGAGTTCCAGGTGCTGCGCTACGACCAGCGCGGCCACGGCGGCACTCCCGGCAAGCCTGGCCCGTACACGCTCAAGCAACTCGGCGGCGACGTGCTGGCGCTGCTGGACACGCTCGGCATCCGCCGGGCGCACTTCGCCGGGGTGTCGCTGGGCGGCATGACCGGCATGTGGCTCGCCGAGAACGCACCGGAGCGCATCGACCGGCTCGCGCTGATCTGCACCTCCGCCGATCTCGGCCCGGCGTCGATGTGGCGGGACCGCGCCGCGGTGGTGCGCAACAAGGGCACCCAGGCGATGGTCGAGCCGTCGCTGCCGAGGTGGTTCACGCCGGAACTGGCCGGGCGGGCCGACATCGTCGAGAAGTTCGGCGGCATGCTCGCCGCGGCCGACGACGAGGGCTATGCGGGTTGCTGCGAGGCGATCGCCGACATGGACCTGCTGCCCAAGCTCGGCGAGATCACCGCGCCGACGCTGGTGATCGCCGGTGCCGAAGACCCGGCCACTCCCCCGGAGCACGCCGAGCAGATCGCCGCTGCCGTCGCGGGCGCCCGGCTGGAAGTGCTGTCCCCGGCGGCGCACCTGGCCAACGCCGAACAGCCCGAGGCCGTCAACCGGCTGCTCCTGGACCTCTTCACGAGGAGCCTGTGA